TTCATGCCTTGTAAAAACATTTTAGCCACGCTGTAATCCGTAGTAATCGGCAAGACCGGAAAAGCGCTTCCGGAATACGCAATGATTCCGATACGATCGCTGCCCAAATTGTTAATGATCTGGGACACCAGCTGTTTGCTTTTTTCTAATCGGCTTGGCGCTACGTCTTCAGCCAACATACTTTTGGAAACGTCAATAGCAAAAACAATATCAATGCCCTCGCGTTTTACGGTTTCGATTTTCGTTCCGATTTTTGGATTAACTAACCCAATAATCAAGCCGGTCAGTGCCAAAAGAATAACGATTAATTTCAGAATCGGTTTAAAAACAGATTTTTCAGGACTTAGCTTTTTCAGCAAATCTAAATCACCGAATTCACGTTGCTTTTTTCTTTTCCAGAATTGAATATACAAGAAAAGCAGCGTCATCGCCGGGATAACGAACAGGAGATACAAATACCATTTTTCTTCTAACTCGTACATATTCAATTGTGAATTGTGAATTATGAATTATGAATTGCTCGTTGCATAATTCTTAATTCCTATATTATTTATATAAAACTTCTATAAACCGTGTTGCGTAAACCAAATTCAATTAAAACCAAAATCCCGGCAATCCAAACAAACGGGCGGTATTTTTCGTCATAATCATAGAACTTTAATTCCTGAATTTCGGTCGTTTCCAGTTTGTTGATTTCATCATAAATTGCTTGCAGTTTACTGTTACTGTTGGCACGGAAATATTTTCCACCGGTATTCTTGGCAATGGACTGCAATAAACTTACATCAATTTCTACCGGCATCATTTTGAACAAAAAGCCGCCACCCGGAGCATAAGCATAAGGGAAAAGCGCATCGCCATTGGTGCCAATTCCTATGGTATATACTTTGATTCCGTATTCTTTAGCAATTTGCGAAGCCGTTTCCGGTTCGATAAACCCGGCGTTGTTGACACCGTCGGTCATTAAAATAATGACTTTACTTTTGGCTTTGCTTTCTTTTAAACGGTTGACAGCGGTGGTTAATCCCATCCCAATTCCGGTTCCGTCTTGCAAAACGTTATCGTATTTTATGCTTTGAATAGCTTCCTGAATAATGGCTTTGTCACT
Above is a genomic segment from Flavobacterium phycosphaerae containing:
- a CDS encoding vWA domain-containing protein, with product MKEVSFLNPEFFWLFLLLPVAIIWYIWKRKQQSATLKISSVKGFKAQTSLLAKLKPFLFVLRLLALSSLIVAMARPRKVDISSQTKSTKGIDIVMAIDVSGSMLAKDLKPNRMEALKKVAENFVEGRPNDRIGLVVYAAEAYTKTPVTSDKAIIQEAIQSIKYDNVLQDGTGIGMGLTTAVNRLKESKAKSKVIILMTDGVNNAGFIEPETASQIAKEYGIKVYTIGIGTNGDALFPYAYAPGGGFLFKMMPVEIDVSLLQSIAKNTGGKYFRANSNSKLQAIYDEINKLETTEIQELKFYDYDEKYRPFVWIAGILVLIEFGLRNTVYRSFI